The following proteins are co-located in the Streptomyces sp. NBC_01198 genome:
- the hemC gene encoding hydroxymethylbilane synthase: MAHYLVGSRASNLAKAQVREYLSPLRERFPNTRFTHRVILEGGDRDRRSVVSKVSAVSGGSAFSSEQEAALARGDVDVVVHSLKDLPTSNPSGLTLLPPPGREDVRDALCGSTLAGLRKGARVGTGAPRRAAQLLAVRPDLDLVPIRGNVPPRLKKIESEGLDAVVLAAAGLYRLGLHEAIGELLPLDRFPPSPGQGALGIQVRTDESSAALREILSTVADADVDAAIRAERALLAELHGGCSVPVGAYGEVLPDGDLRLSGQVSSLDGTAQISGTLTGPSAEPEKLGAALAATLIAQGAHSILDAVRAVLPT, encoded by the coding sequence GTGGCTCACTACCTCGTCGGCTCGCGTGCGAGCAACCTTGCGAAAGCCCAAGTGCGTGAGTACCTCAGCCCGTTGCGCGAGCGTTTCCCGAACACGCGGTTCACGCATCGCGTGATCCTCGAAGGAGGCGACAGAGATCGTAGGTCGGTCGTGTCGAAGGTCTCGGCTGTCAGCGGTGGGTCGGCTTTCAGCAGCGAGCAGGAAGCGGCTTTGGCGCGTGGAGACGTCGATGTAGTCGTCCACTCGCTGAAAGACCTTCCCACGTCCAACCCGAGCGGTCTCACGTTGCTGCCCCCACCGGGACGGGAAGACGTACGCGATGCGCTGTGCGGCTCGACTCTGGCCGGGCTGCGCAAAGGCGCGCGGGTCGGCACGGGAGCGCCCCGCCGGGCCGCGCAGCTTCTCGCGGTGCGTCCGGACCTCGACCTCGTCCCGATCCGGGGGAACGTCCCGCCCCGCTTGAAGAAGATCGAGTCCGAGGGGCTTGACGCGGTCGTCCTCGCGGCGGCGGGGCTGTATCGACTCGGCCTGCACGAGGCAATCGGCGAACTGCTGCCACTCGACCGGTTCCCGCCGAGCCCCGGCCAGGGCGCTTTGGGAATCCAGGTCAGAACGGACGAGTCCTCGGCCGCGCTGCGCGAGATCCTGTCCACGGTCGCCGACGCCGACGTCGACGCGGCTATCCGGGCCGAGCGGGCTCTGCTGGCCGAGCTGCACGGCGGGTGCAGCGTGCCCGTAGGCGCGTATGGCGAAGTCCTGCCCGACGGGGATCTCAGACTGTCCGGACAGGTGAGTTCGCTGGACGGCACAGCGCAGATCTCGGGGACCCTGACCGGGCCGTCGGCTGAGCCGGAAAAGCTCGGTGCCGCCCTGGCCGCCACGCTCATCGCGCAGGGCGCGCATTCGATCCTTGACGCGGTGCGAGCGGTGCTGCCGACTTAA
- a CDS encoding chitosanase has protein sequence MHKSPHSTPAHRRPSRRIALIAAAGVLAGGGASLALAGTGNAAVTPHHRTTAAAPAAATGLADPHKKEIAMELVSSAENSSLDWKAQYKYIEDIGDGRGYTAGIIGFCSGTGDMLELVQHYTDLEPGNVLAKYLPALEQVNGSDSHSGLGTAFVSAWKTAAKDTVFQQAQNDERDDVYFNPSVNQAKSDGLGTLGQFIYYDAIVMHGPGDDSVSFGGIRKTAMKKAKTPAQGGNETTYLNAFLDARKAAMKTEDAHDDTSRVDTEQRPFLQAGNLNLDPPLRWKTYGDSYQILTLP, from the coding sequence GTGCACAAGTCCCCCCACAGCACACCCGCCCACCGGCGCCCCAGCCGCCGGATCGCGCTGATCGCCGCAGCCGGCGTGCTGGCCGGCGGCGGCGCCTCGCTCGCGCTGGCCGGCACCGGCAACGCCGCGGTCACCCCGCACCACCGTACGACCGCGGCCGCCCCCGCGGCGGCCACGGGTCTGGCCGACCCGCACAAGAAGGAGATCGCGATGGAGCTGGTCTCCTCCGCGGAGAACTCCTCCCTGGACTGGAAGGCACAGTACAAGTACATCGAGGACATCGGCGACGGCCGCGGCTACACCGCCGGCATCATCGGCTTCTGCTCGGGCACCGGCGACATGCTGGAGCTGGTCCAGCACTACACCGACCTGGAACCCGGCAACGTGCTGGCCAAGTACCTGCCCGCCCTTGAGCAGGTCAACGGCTCCGACTCGCATTCGGGCCTGGGCACCGCCTTCGTCAGCGCGTGGAAGACCGCCGCGAAGGACACCGTCTTCCAGCAGGCGCAGAACGACGAGCGCGACGACGTGTACTTCAACCCGTCGGTGAACCAGGCCAAGTCGGACGGCCTCGGCACCCTCGGGCAGTTCATCTACTACGACGCCATCGTCATGCACGGCCCCGGCGACGACTCGGTCAGCTTCGGCGGCATCCGCAAGACGGCGATGAAGAAGGCCAAGACCCCGGCGCAGGGCGGCAACGAGACCACCTACCTCAACGCCTTCCTCGACGCGCGCAAGGCCGCGATGAAGACCGAGGACGCGCACGACGACACCAGCCGCGTGGACACAGAGCAGCGTCCGTTCCTCCAGGCGGGCAACCTCAACCTGGACCCGCCGCTGCGCTGGAAGACCTACGGCGACTCCTACCAGATCCTCACCCTCCCGTAG
- a CDS encoding RbsD/FucU family protein, which translates to MLRYQLTHPTILAALASAGHGSRILISDGHYPHTTGANPAAERVYLNLAPDRLLVTEVLSALADAVPVESATVMAPPSDQPEPPVFGDFRAALPQLPALAALDRFAFYDAARGPDTALVIATGDRRTYANLLLTLGVRQD; encoded by the coding sequence ATGCTGCGCTACCAGCTGACCCACCCGACCATTCTGGCGGCCCTGGCATCCGCGGGGCACGGCTCCCGGATCCTGATCAGCGACGGCCACTACCCGCACACCACCGGCGCCAACCCGGCCGCCGAGCGGGTCTACCTCAACCTCGCCCCCGACCGGCTCCTGGTCACCGAGGTGCTGTCCGCGCTGGCCGACGCGGTGCCCGTGGAGTCCGCGACCGTCATGGCCCCGCCGTCCGACCAGCCGGAACCGCCCGTCTTCGGCGACTTCCGCGCCGCCCTCCCGCAGCTGCCCGCGCTGGCGGCGCTGGACCGCTTCGCCTTCTACGACGCCGCCCGCGGCCCCGACACCGCCCTGGTCATCGCCACCGGCGACCGGCGCACCTACGCCAACCTGCTGCTGACGCTCGGCGTACGCCAGGACTGA
- the kdpA gene encoding potassium-transporting ATPase subunit KdpA, whose amino-acid sequence MNDTLAGWLQITVLIAALALTYRPLGDYMARILTTGKHLAVEKVFYRLGGVDADADQHWGAYLRSVLAFSAVSVLFLYGFQRLQNHFLLSLGFAPVKPDQAFNTAASFVTNTNWQSYSGEVTMGHLVQMAGLAVQNFVSAAVGIAVVATLIRGFTRKRTDRVGNFWVDLTRITFRLLVPMAFVFAIVLVALGAVQNFHGIQQISTLVGDKQSLTGGPVASQEAIKELGTNGGGFYNANSAHPFENPNGTSNILEIYLLLVISFSLPRTFGKMVGDHRQGYAILAVMGLIWAASVTLITVNELHSVSSTAGHSAGGMLEGKEQRFGIWASALFAASTTLTSTGAVNSFHDSFSPGGGGMTIFNMMLGEIAPGGTGSGLYGILILAVIAVFVAGLMVGRTPEYLGKKLGAREMKFASLYILATPAVVLIGTGTAMSLKGERASMLNTGPHGFSEVLYAFTSAANNNGSAFAGIGVNTHWYNTALGLAMLFGRFLPMIFVLALAGSLARQQPVPVTAGTLPTHRPQFVGLLTGVIVIVVGLTYFPALALGPLAEGLH is encoded by the coding sequence GTGAACGACACTCTCGCGGGCTGGCTCCAGATCACCGTCCTGATCGCGGCGCTGGCGCTGACGTACCGCCCGCTGGGCGACTACATGGCCCGCATCCTGACCACGGGCAAACACCTGGCGGTGGAGAAGGTCTTCTACCGGCTCGGTGGCGTCGACGCCGATGCCGACCAGCACTGGGGCGCGTATCTGCGCAGCGTGCTGGCCTTCTCCGCGGTCTCGGTGCTCTTCCTCTACGGCTTCCAGCGGCTGCAGAACCACTTCCTGCTGTCGCTGGGCTTCGCGCCGGTCAAGCCGGACCAGGCCTTCAACACCGCTGCGTCGTTCGTGACGAACACGAACTGGCAGTCGTACAGCGGTGAGGTCACGATGGGCCATCTGGTGCAGATGGCCGGTCTGGCGGTGCAGAACTTCGTCTCGGCCGCGGTGGGTATCGCGGTGGTGGCGACGCTGATCCGCGGCTTCACCCGCAAGCGGACGGACCGGGTGGGGAACTTCTGGGTCGATCTGACGCGGATCACCTTCCGGCTGCTGGTGCCGATGGCGTTCGTCTTCGCGATCGTGCTGGTCGCGCTGGGTGCGGTGCAGAACTTCCACGGTATCCAGCAGATCAGCACGCTGGTCGGTGACAAGCAGTCGCTGACCGGCGGGCCGGTCGCCTCGCAGGAGGCGATCAAGGAGCTGGGGACCAACGGCGGCGGCTTCTACAACGCCAACTCCGCCCACCCCTTCGAGAACCCCAACGGGACCAGCAACATCCTGGAGATCTATCTGCTGCTGGTGATCTCCTTCTCGCTGCCGCGTACGTTCGGGAAGATGGTCGGCGACCACCGGCAGGGTTACGCGATCCTGGCCGTGATGGGCCTGATCTGGGCCGCGTCGGTGACGCTGATCACGGTCAACGAGCTGCACAGCGTGAGCAGCACGGCCGGTCACAGTGCGGGCGGGATGCTGGAGGGCAAGGAGCAGCGGTTCGGCATCTGGGCCTCGGCGTTGTTCGCGGCGTCCACGACGCTGACCTCGACTGGTGCGGTGAACTCCTTCCATGATTCGTTCTCGCCAGGTGGCGGCGGGATGACGATCTTCAACATGATGCTCGGCGAGATCGCGCCGGGCGGCACGGGCTCCGGGCTGTACGGGATCTTGATCCTGGCGGTCATCGCGGTGTTCGTGGCCGGTCTGATGGTCGGGCGGACCCCGGAGTATCTGGGCAAGAAGCTCGGTGCGCGCGAGATGAAGTTCGCCTCGCTGTACATCCTGGCCACCCCGGCGGTCGTACTGATCGGCACGGGGACGGCGATGTCGCTGAAGGGTGAGCGGGCCTCGATGCTCAACACCGGCCCGCACGGCTTCTCCGAGGTCCTCTACGCCTTCACCTCCGCCGCCAACAACAACGGCTCCGCCTTCGCCGGTATCGGCGTCAACACCCACTGGTACAACACCGCGTTGGGTCTGGCGATGCTGTTCGGCCGCTTCCTGCCGATGATCTTCGTGCTGGCGCTGGCCGGTTCGCTGGCGAGACAGCAGCCGGTCCCGGTCACGGCGGGGACGCTGCCCACTCACCGGCCGCAGTTCGTCGGCCTGCTCACCGGCGTGATCGTGATCGTCGTCGGCCTCACCTATTTCCCCGCGCTCGCGCTGGGTCCGCTCGCGGAAGGTCTGCACTGA
- a CDS encoding DUF397 domain-containing protein: MTTTDSPRWFTSSYSDNGGTCVEVAVNVPGVIPVRDSKDPAGTALAFTPDAWTAFVSDVRDGGFPTV, translated from the coding sequence GTGACGACGACCGACTCCCCCCGCTGGTTCACGTCCTCCTACAGCGACAATGGCGGCACCTGCGTCGAGGTCGCGGTGAATGTCCCGGGCGTGATCCCCGTCCGCGACTCCAAGGACCCCGCCGGTACCGCGCTGGCCTTCACCCCCGACGCCTGGACGGCCTTCGTCTCCGACGTCCGCGACGGCGGCTTCCCGACCGTCTGA
- the kdpB gene encoding potassium-transporting ATPase subunit KdpB, translating to MSLTTDRPQPVPSGGEAAHPQEPHRVSGGLLDPKQLLVSIPDAVKKLDPRVMVRNPVMFVVEVGAVLTTASAIKDPGVFPWVITVWLWLTVVFANLAEAVAEGRGKAQAETLRKTRTETVARRLTDWRHGDRTLAEEPVPAAGLKLGDHVVVEAGQVIPGDGDVVEGIASVDESAITGESAPVIRESGGDRSAVTGGTKVLSDRIVVKITSKPGETFIDRMIALVEGASRQKTPNEIALNILLASLTVVFLLAVVTLQPMAIYAGAEQSLVVLVALVVALIPTTIGALLSAIGIAGMDRLVQRNVLAMSGRAVEAAGDVNTLLLDKTGTITLGNRQAAEFLPVSSIGIDALADAAQLSSLSDETPEGRSIVVLAKERYGLRGRELGGQAEFVPFTAQSRMSGVDLTEDGDRRELRKGAASAVMHWIRENGGHPTEEVGPMTDAIAASGGTPLVVGEVVHRGGTTTASVLGVIHLKDVVKAGMRERFDELRRMGIRTVMITGDNPLTAKAIAEEAGVDDFLAEATPEDKMALIKREQAGGKLVAMTGDGTNDAPALAQADVGVAMNTGTSAAKEAGNMVDLDSNPTKLIEIVEIGKQLLITRGALTTFSIANDVAKYFAIIPAMFAVAYPGLDKLNIMGLHSPTSAIASAIIFNALIIIALIPLALRGVRYRPSSAGALLGRNIRIYGIGGLILPFIGIKLIDLIIQFIPGLR from the coding sequence ATGTCCCTGACCACCGACCGGCCGCAGCCGGTCCCGTCCGGCGGCGAGGCCGCCCATCCCCAGGAACCGCACCGCGTCTCGGGCGGGCTGCTCGACCCCAAGCAGCTGCTGGTGTCCATCCCCGACGCGGTGAAGAAGCTCGACCCGCGGGTGATGGTCCGCAACCCGGTGATGTTCGTGGTCGAGGTCGGCGCGGTGCTGACCACGGCCTCGGCCATCAAGGACCCGGGGGTCTTCCCCTGGGTGATCACCGTGTGGCTGTGGTTGACCGTGGTCTTCGCCAACCTCGCCGAGGCCGTCGCCGAGGGCCGCGGCAAGGCGCAGGCCGAGACGCTGCGGAAGACCAGGACCGAGACGGTCGCGCGCCGCCTCACCGACTGGCGGCACGGCGACCGCACGCTCGCCGAGGAGCCGGTGCCCGCTGCCGGGCTCAAGCTGGGCGACCACGTGGTGGTCGAGGCCGGACAGGTCATACCCGGCGACGGCGACGTGGTCGAGGGCATAGCGTCGGTGGACGAGTCGGCGATCACCGGCGAGTCCGCCCCCGTCATCCGCGAGTCCGGCGGCGACCGCTCGGCCGTCACCGGCGGCACGAAGGTGCTGTCCGACCGCATCGTCGTCAAGATCACCTCCAAGCCCGGCGAGACCTTCATCGACCGGATGATCGCCCTGGTCGAGGGCGCGTCCCGGCAGAAGACGCCCAACGAGATCGCGCTGAACATCCTGCTGGCCTCGCTGACCGTGGTCTTCCTGCTGGCCGTCGTCACGCTCCAGCCGATGGCGATCTACGCCGGCGCCGAGCAGTCGCTGGTCGTCCTGGTGGCCCTCGTGGTGGCGCTGATCCCGACCACGATCGGCGCGCTGCTGTCCGCGATCGGCATCGCCGGCATGGACCGGCTGGTGCAGCGCAACGTCCTGGCCATGTCGGGCCGCGCGGTCGAGGCCGCAGGCGACGTCAACACCCTGCTGCTGGACAAGACCGGCACCATCACCCTCGGCAACCGCCAGGCGGCCGAGTTCCTGCCGGTCAGCAGCATCGGTATCGACGCGCTCGCGGACGCCGCGCAGCTGTCGTCGCTGTCGGACGAGACGCCCGAGGGCCGCTCGATCGTGGTGCTCGCCAAGGAGCGCTACGGGCTGCGCGGCCGCGAGCTGGGCGGGCAGGCCGAGTTCGTGCCCTTCACCGCCCAGAGCCGGATGAGCGGCGTCGACCTCACCGAGGACGGCGACCGGCGGGAGCTGCGTAAGGGCGCGGCCTCCGCGGTCATGCACTGGATCAGGGAGAACGGCGGCCACCCCACGGAGGAGGTCGGCCCGATGACCGACGCCATCGCGGCCAGTGGCGGTACGCCCCTGGTCGTCGGCGAGGTCGTGCACCGCGGCGGGACCACCACCGCGTCCGTGCTGGGGGTCATCCACCTCAAGGACGTCGTCAAGGCCGGGATGCGCGAACGCTTCGACGAGCTGCGCCGGATGGGCATCCGCACGGTGATGATCACCGGCGACAACCCGCTCACGGCCAAGGCCATCGCGGAGGAGGCGGGCGTGGACGACTTCCTCGCCGAGGCCACCCCTGAGGACAAGATGGCGCTGATCAAGCGGGAGCAGGCCGGCGGCAAGCTGGTCGCGATGACCGGCGACGGCACCAACGACGCCCCCGCGCTGGCCCAGGCCGACGTCGGCGTGGCCATGAACACCGGTACCTCGGCCGCGAAAGAGGCCGGGAACATGGTGGACCTGGACTCCAACCCCACCAAGCTGATCGAGATCGTGGAGATCGGCAAGCAGTTGCTGATCACCCGGGGCGCGCTGACGACCTTCTCGATCGCCAACGACGTCGCGAAATACTTCGCGATCATCCCCGCGATGTTCGCGGTCGCCTACCCGGGCCTGGACAAGCTCAACATCATGGGCCTGCACAGCCCGACCTCGGCGATCGCCTCGGCCATCATCTTCAACGCGCTGATCATCATCGCGCTGATCCCGCTGGCCCTGCGCGGGGTGCGCTACCGGCCCTCGTCGGCCGGGGCGCTGCTGGGCCGCAACATCCGTATCTACGGCATCGGCGGCCTGATCCTGCCCTTCATCGGCATCAAACTCATCGACCTGATCATCCAGTTCATTCCCGGACTGCGCTGA
- a CDS encoding aldo/keto reductase: MRYTQLGRTGLKVGRLVLGTMNFGSETDEATAYGVMDTALDAGVNFFDTANIYGDDGHKGLTEEVLGGWFAQGGGRRDKVVLATKLYGNMTNDGTPWSEQSWPNHDHLSALNIRREVEASLRRLRTDHIDVYQFHHIDRATPWDEIWQAIDVLVAQGKILYAGSSNFAGWHIAQANEAARRRSSLGLVSEQCFYNLAQRTAEMDVIPAAQAYGLGVIPWSPLNQGLLGGALRKEREGGGSRTSVGRSAAGLADPAVRARVQAYEDLCAEHALEPGEVALAWLLTRPGVTAPIVGPRTPAHLASALRALDLDLTPDLLTALDTIFPGPGPSPEAFAW, encoded by the coding sequence ATGAGATACACGCAGTTGGGCCGGACCGGCCTCAAGGTCGGGCGGCTGGTGCTCGGGACGATGAACTTCGGGTCGGAGACCGATGAGGCCACCGCGTACGGCGTGATGGACACCGCGCTGGACGCCGGGGTGAACTTCTTCGACACCGCCAACATCTACGGCGACGACGGCCACAAGGGCCTCACCGAGGAGGTGCTGGGCGGCTGGTTCGCCCAGGGCGGCGGGCGGCGGGACAAGGTCGTACTGGCCACCAAGCTCTACGGCAACATGACCAACGACGGCACGCCCTGGAGCGAGCAGTCCTGGCCCAATCACGACCACCTGTCGGCGCTGAACATCCGCCGCGAGGTCGAGGCCAGCCTCAGGCGGCTGCGCACCGACCACATCGACGTCTACCAGTTCCACCACATCGACCGGGCGACGCCCTGGGACGAGATCTGGCAGGCGATCGACGTCCTGGTCGCCCAGGGCAAGATCCTCTACGCCGGGTCGAGCAACTTCGCCGGCTGGCACATCGCGCAGGCCAACGAGGCTGCCCGGCGCCGCAGTTCGCTCGGGCTGGTGAGCGAGCAGTGCTTCTACAACCTGGCCCAGCGCACCGCCGAGATGGACGTGATCCCGGCCGCGCAGGCGTACGGCCTCGGGGTCATACCGTGGTCACCGCTGAACCAGGGCCTGTTGGGCGGGGCGCTGCGCAAGGAGCGGGAGGGCGGCGGGTCGCGCACGTCGGTGGGCCGCTCGGCGGCCGGCCTCGCGGACCCGGCGGTCCGCGCGCGGGTCCAGGCCTACGAGGACCTGTGCGCCGAGCACGCCCTGGAGCCCGGCGAGGTCGCCCTGGCCTGGCTGCTCACCCGCCCCGGCGTGACGGCCCCGATCGTCGGCCCCCGCACCCCGGCCCACCTGGCCTCGGCCCTGCGCGCCCTGGACCTCGACCTCACCCCCGACCTGCTGACCGCCCTGGACACCATCTTCCCGGGCCCCGGCCCGTCCCCGGAGGCCTTCGCCTGGTGA
- a CDS encoding VOC family protein → MPADGTAHIRIARPSRDLRAAERFWVSGLGLDVLYRHAADGTPGQSSLLMVGWPDAPWHLELVHDPAAPLEPRQTPDDLLVVYLGEPVPDSLVAQLERHGGKRVPAHNPYWDTWGVTLQDPDGYLLVLSTRDWSNA, encoded by the coding sequence ATGCCGGCTGACGGCACAGCCCACATCCGCATCGCCCGGCCCTCGCGTGACCTCCGGGCAGCGGAGCGTTTCTGGGTCTCGGGGCTCGGCCTCGACGTGCTGTACCGGCACGCAGCGGACGGCACCCCGGGCCAGAGCTCACTCCTCATGGTCGGCTGGCCCGACGCCCCCTGGCATCTGGAGCTCGTCCACGATCCCGCCGCCCCCCTGGAACCGCGGCAGACCCCCGATGACCTCCTGGTCGTCTACCTCGGCGAACCGGTGCCCGACTCCCTGGTGGCACAGCTCGAACGCCACGGCGGGAAGCGGGTGCCGGCCCACAACCCCTACTGGGACACCTGGGGGGTCACCCTCCAGGACCCGGACGGCTATCTGCTGGTGCTCTCCACCCGCGACTGGTCCAACGCGTAG
- a CDS encoding helix-turn-helix domain-containing protein produces MNRKELDPGKSPKAAYGARLRSSREERGWNQEQLAERLEYASSHVSAVETARKPPTLRFSRSADLALGTGDLFERLWRELKHGVLLEGFPEYVSYEACATELWGFEIGIVPGLLQTPEYARALAQSAARRGSISSEHAEERVIALAERQAALIRPRPPMVFVVMDESCVRQHVGDPEVMEAQLERLVEFAANPMTVLQVAPFTMGERRAFRLPLNLVTLPDRSVVSYTESLAQGHLDREPTTVLPVLMTYHQLQADVLSQAESVALINEVRKGIS; encoded by the coding sequence TTGAATCGCAAGGAGTTGGACCCGGGAAAGTCGCCCAAGGCTGCGTATGGCGCCCGCTTGCGCAGCTCACGAGAAGAACGCGGCTGGAATCAGGAGCAGTTGGCGGAGCGGCTGGAATACGCCAGTTCCCACGTGTCGGCCGTAGAAACTGCTCGGAAGCCGCCGACCTTGCGCTTTTCGCGAAGTGCGGATCTGGCCCTCGGCACCGGTGATCTGTTTGAACGCCTGTGGCGGGAGCTCAAGCACGGTGTGCTCCTGGAGGGGTTCCCGGAGTACGTGTCGTACGAGGCGTGTGCGACGGAACTATGGGGCTTCGAGATCGGGATCGTCCCGGGTCTGCTGCAGACGCCGGAGTACGCACGAGCGCTGGCTCAGAGCGCTGCGCGGCGCGGCTCCATCAGCTCTGAGCACGCGGAGGAACGCGTAATAGCCCTGGCGGAGCGGCAAGCGGCGCTGATACGCCCCCGCCCCCCGATGGTGTTCGTCGTGATGGACGAGAGCTGCGTCCGGCAGCACGTCGGCGACCCGGAGGTCATGGAGGCCCAACTGGAGCGGCTGGTCGAGTTCGCCGCCAACCCCATGACCGTGCTCCAGGTGGCGCCGTTCACTATGGGCGAGCGTCGCGCCTTTCGGCTGCCGTTGAACTTGGTGACACTGCCCGATCGATCGGTCGTCTCCTACACCGAATCGCTCGCCCAAGGGCATCTGGACCGCGAACCGACCACCGTGCTGCCGGTGTTGATGACCTACCATCAGCTACAGGCCGACGTGCTGTCCCAGGCGGAATCCGTGGCCTTGATCAATGAGGTACGAAAGGGCATATCGTGA
- a CDS encoding DUF2277 domain-containing protein: MCRSIKTLRPPMTPEVHDEDIRAAALQYVRKISGFRAPAAHNREAFEAAVDAVAAATESLLADLTVRGAPAPH, from the coding sequence ATGTGCCGAAGTATCAAGACCCTCCGCCCCCCGATGACCCCCGAGGTCCACGACGAGGACATCCGGGCGGCCGCGCTGCAGTACGTCAGGAAGATCTCCGGCTTCCGCGCCCCCGCGGCCCACAACCGCGAGGCCTTCGAGGCGGCTGTGGACGCGGTGGCGGCCGCCACGGAGTCCCTGCTGGCCGACCTCACCGTCCGCGGCGCCCCCGCCCCGCACTGA
- the kdpF gene encoding K(+)-transporting ATPase subunit F, translating to MSVENAVGLVVACCLLGYLVLALIFPERF from the coding sequence GTGAGCGTGGAAAATGCCGTGGGCCTCGTCGTGGCCTGCTGCCTGCTCGGTTACCTCGTGCTGGCCCTGATCTTCCCCGAGAGGTTCTAG
- a CDS encoding sensor histidine kinase, with amino-acid sequence MVRPARPAPRSLRDFLPSALSLRARLVLLSLVLVLLGLAVSDTVVLGSVRGQLVQRVDQQLQRYGGPLAQRLGTEGVPAPRNIRPGNRPWLPSQFVVAFAAADGQVSDQFRLPVAAGDPRPLWPTMDAAALTAHLGTPFDVASDHGGGRWRVLIVPVTTTGTAVGHALPAGVAVAASLDEVSSTTDRLSTAFLLIGGVVVALLGVAGWFAVRAGLRPLRQIEATAAEIAAGRPLSHRMPAASPRTEAGRLSFALNGMLAQIESAFAARAESEDQMRRFVADASHELRTPLAGIRGFAELYRMGALPDEADVKRTMARIESEAVRLGGLVEDLLTLVRTEELRPVQLAPMDLRTLAVDALHDTTALGPARTVTLTGPGSGPPAPAPVLGDEARLRQVVANLVGNAVAHTPPGSPVRIGVGTHDGHGVLEVADTGPGLTPAQAARVFERFYRTDASRTRATGGGAGLGLSIAAALITAHGGHVELDTAPGRGATFRIRLPSA; translated from the coding sequence ATGGTCAGGCCCGCCCGCCCCGCCCCGCGTTCGCTGCGGGACTTCCTGCCGTCCGCCCTGTCGCTGCGGGCCCGGCTGGTGCTGCTGTCGCTGGTGCTCGTGCTGCTCGGCCTCGCGGTCAGCGACACCGTGGTGCTCGGCTCGGTACGCGGCCAGCTGGTGCAGCGGGTCGACCAGCAGCTCCAGCGCTACGGCGGCCCGCTCGCGCAGCGGCTCGGCACCGAGGGCGTACCCGCGCCCCGCAACATCCGCCCGGGCAACCGGCCGTGGCTGCCCAGCCAGTTCGTGGTGGCCTTCGCCGCGGCCGACGGGCAGGTCTCCGACCAGTTCCGGCTGCCGGTGGCGGCCGGCGACCCGCGCCCGCTGTGGCCCACCATGGACGCGGCCGCGCTGACCGCCCACCTGGGCACCCCCTTCGACGTCGCCAGCGACCACGGCGGCGGGCGCTGGCGGGTGCTGATCGTGCCGGTGACGACGACCGGCACTGCGGTCGGGCACGCGCTGCCCGCCGGGGTCGCCGTCGCCGCCTCGCTGGACGAGGTGTCCTCCACCACCGACCGGCTCTCCACCGCCTTCCTGCTGATCGGCGGGGTGGTCGTGGCGCTGCTCGGTGTCGCCGGCTGGTTCGCGGTACGCGCCGGGCTGCGGCCGCTGCGGCAGATCGAGGCCACGGCCGCGGAGATCGCCGCGGGCCGCCCGCTGTCGCACCGGATGCCGGCCGCCTCGCCGCGTACGGAGGCGGGCCGGCTGTCCTTCGCCCTGAACGGCATGCTCGCGCAGATCGAGTCGGCCTTCGCCGCCCGCGCCGAGTCCGAGGACCAGATGCGGCGCTTCGTCGCCGACGCCAGCCACGAGCTGCGCACCCCGCTGGCCGGCATCCGCGGCTTCGCCGAGCTCTACCGGATGGGCGCGCTGCCCGACGAGGCCGACGTCAAGCGGACCATGGCGCGTATCGAGAGCGAGGCCGTACGCCTCGGCGGGCTGGTCGAGGACCTGCTGACCCTGGTCCGCACCGAGGAGCTGCGCCCGGTCCAGCTGGCGCCGATGGACCTGCGCACCCTCGCGGTGGACGCGCTGCACGACACCACCGCGCTCGGCCCGGCCCGCACGGTCACCCTCACAGGACCCGGCTCGGGACCGCCCGCCCCGGCGCCGGTGCTGGGCGACGAGGCCCGGCTGCGCCAGGTCGTCGCCAACCTGGTCGGCAACGCCGTCGCCCACACCCCGCCGGGCAGCCCGGTCCGTATCGGCGTCGGCACGCACGACGGCCACGGTGTCCTGGAGGTCGCCGACACCGGCCCGGGGCTGACCCCCGCCCAGGCCGCCCGGGTCTTCGAGCGCTTCTACCGCACCGACGCCTCCCGCACCCGCGCCACCGGCGGCGGCGCGGGCCTCGGCCTGTCGATCGCGGCGGCCCTGATCACCGCGCACGGCGGCCACGTGGAACTGGACACCGCACCGGGGCGCGGCGCCACCTTCCGCATCCGCCTCCCGTCGGCGTGA